The Sphingomonas donggukensis genomic interval CCGCGCTGGAGGCCGAGCTGGCCGAGGCGAAGGCAGCAACCCTCTACGCCCGCGCCGACGCGCAGAACATGCTGCGCCGCGCCGAGAAGGAAGCCGCGGATTCGCGCGCCTATGCCGTCACCGGCTTCGCCCGCGACCTGCTGTCGGTCGCCGACAACCTCTCGCGCGGGCTCGCCGCCATTCCGGAGGAGATGCGCGGCGACGAGAAGCTCAAAGGGCTGGTCACCGGCCTGGAAGCGACCGGTCGCGAGCTGGAAGCGGTGTTCGCGCGCAACGGCATCACGAAGATCACCGCGATCGGCGAGCGCCTCGACCCCAATCGCCATCAGGCGATGTTCGAAGTGCCCTCCGCCGACGCCGAGGCCGGCACCGTCGTCCAGGAGATTCAGGGCGGCTACATGCTGAAGGACCGCCTGCTTCGCCCGGCGCTGGTCGGCGTGGCCAAGGCCCCATAATTCCTCCCCGGCACCGGGAGGTGGCAGCGCGCGAGCGCTGACGGAGGGGGCTCTCCACCGGACGAGCCGTGTGCGGCACGCCCCCTCCACCACCGCTTCGCGGCGGTCCCCCTCCCCGTACCGGGGAGGATCGGGTAGGGCTTCTCCATGTCCCGTTTCGACCACGTCCCCAACCGCCGCGCGCTGATCGACCGGCGTTCGGTCGCCGAGGCTCTGGGAGCGCTCACGGGCAGCGACCCCGCGGCGCTGCGGCGCGCGGGCACCGCCATCCTCAAATCCGCGCTAGACGCCGGTCGCGCCGAGATCGCCGCGCGGCTTGCCGCCCATCCCTCCCACGGGCTGGAGGCGGCAAATGCCGGTGC includes:
- the grpE gene encoding nucleotide exchange factor GrpE codes for the protein MTDTNQTPDDGLTVDATDLREETAEAAPEVASNDRVAALEAELAEAKAATLYARADAQNMLRRAEKEAADSRAYAVTGFARDLLSVADNLSRGLAAIPEEMRGDEKLKGLVTGLEATGRELEAVFARNGITKITAIGERLDPNRHQAMFEVPSADAEAGTVVQEIQGGYMLKDRLLRPALVGVAKAP